The genome window GGCCGCCAAAGTAGGCGATGCCGCGATACTTGCCATCGCCGAGCGAGATGACCTGCATGCCGAACTTCTGCTCGGCGCCATCCCCCAGATCAAAATTTCCCTGATACTCGCCTTGCAGGGCGAAGTCCTCGCCAACTTTGGTCGGATCGGTGATCGCCTCGGCCCCTTCTTCAGCCCGCGCCACGCTGAGCGCGCCGCAGACCACTGCCACCATGAAATAGATGTTCCATTTGCGCAACATAGACCACTCCGAGAGAGAAAAACTTGGATGCTGGGGTGTGCTTGGCCGGCGCCAGACGGCGCCGGGAAAAGTTCATTGTGAACCCCGAAAATGCGGGTCGCAACCCGCCCCGGGCGGGAAAATCGCTTGTCGTTTGATTTGACCATTTGCATGCAGCGGCAAATCGCCGCCAGCAACGCCCCAGCAACCGTAACATTTTGCATCCTTTCCCGCTCAGTTAGTTATCGGGCGAGAGATCGCTCGCCTGCGCCAACCAGCCGAACTGACCGACGAAAGGATGTGAATCATGAATCGCCGCTCGACCTTTGTTGCCACCTTGGTCGTCACGCTTGCCATCACTGCCGGCGCCAGCGCCGACGAAAATCAAAATGCCCGTGGCAACCACCACTTGTTCCGAGCGTTCACAGAGAAGTTCAGCAATTCTCAGAACAGCGGCGGCAGCTTTGCCCGCAATGCCGACCTCTGGAGCGACATTTCAGGCATCGCATCGCGGTTCAAGAAACTCCACGACCACAAACCGCCGGAAACCACTAACCCAACTCCCATCGATCCCGGTCGCGGCGACGACCGCGTGCCCGTCGATCCGGTTGTGCCGCAGGGTCGACCGGGCTATGTGTGGGTCAACGACCATTGGGAGCGCGAGCGGGCCAATCAGCCAACAGGGCCGGTGATTGTCGACCCGACTCTGGTCGGCCCCGTGGTTCGCGATCATCGCACGCCTCGGCCCGCCAACAATGTCCCTTGGGGGACGAGCGCGCCGATCGTGCGCGATCATCGCAGTGACGCTCCGACCACTCCTTGGAACACCGGCACGCCCGTTGTACGCGATCATCGCGACGGCGCGGCTGGCGGCGCCGGGCCCGTGGTCAGAGATCACCGAACGAAATCGACTTCGACTGGCGCCAGTGGCGGGGTGACCGTCACCGGCGCCAATCCTGGCTCGGCGCGCCCAACGTCGCGAGGTGGCCGCAGCGTGACGATCAAGATCTGGAACCCTCTGTCCCTACTGCCCTAGCAGCAATCTACGCTCGTGTGAACAATCTCGCATGCGCCGCTCGCCCCGCGAGCGACGCATGTTAAGTTTGGTCCAACCTGGACAATGCTTCTTGCGACAAAAGCGGCGCATCGTCCGGCAGGCAGCAGCGCACACGGCGCGGCAACATAGACACTCGAAACTCTCGCTCGCGCAGCGGTTCGCCGTCCAGATTCATCGGCATCTCGTCGGTGGCATGAATTTCAAATGATGGCAATTGTCGATACACCATTTGTTGCGGATCTTCAGTCTCCAGATTTCTCATCTCGTTGAGCACCGCGCCCCCTTCCGCTAATTTCACCTCGGGGCCGATCACCAAATCGAGTAGCCCATCGTCCAATAGCGCTCGTGGCGCCACTCGATAACCTCCTCCCGCCAACCGACCGTTGCCGATGGCCAATAGCGCCATGCTCCCCTCAAATATCTGCGCTTCAGCATGAATGCTGGCCGTGTGAGGCGTCAGCGTCATGGCCTTGAAGAGTCCCACCAGCGAATACGCTGCCCCGCCCAGCACCCGTTTGATGCCCGGCGGCGTCTGCGCCGTAATCTCGGCGCCGATACCGGCGGTCGCCACATTCACAAAGGGGCGCTCGTTCACCATGCCCACATCAATCGCGCGCGGATCAGCCTCCACTGCCAGCAGTAGCGCTGCGAGCGCGTCGCGCGGAACGCCGCAACCGGTGGCAAAGTCATTGGCGGTTCCCAGGGGCGCCACCGCCAAACATGTTTCGATCTGGTCGCCTGCCCGCAGCAACCCCGTGACGACCTCATTGATGGTGCCATCGCCGCCGGCGGCCACCACAATATCCACACCGTCGCGCGCTCCCTCCTCGGCGAACTGCGCGGCCTGCCCCGCCTCCCAAGTGGCGCGCACTTCCACTACATGCCCGCGCTCGCGGATCTGCCGTACGGCTTCGCGCAGCGACTCGTCCTGCGCACGTCGGCCATTAAGCACGATTCGCAATCGCCGCTTGCCGCGCTGGGTGTGAGTCATGTTCGCCTTCTGTGGATGAGGTTGAGCGGCGGGGCACGCTATCGTCGCAGGAAACGGAAATGGAAGCCGCGACTCCATCCGCTGTTTGTCCAGGACAACACGGCCAACCTTGTGCCGGCGCTCGCCCCGCGTGGAATGCGCCGGCATAGTTCCCGTAGATCGATTCCACCACAAAATAGGCCCCGGAAGTCGACGTTCCGAGGCCTGGGATCGAAGTGAAGCACTGCCGTCGCCTACGCCAATATCTGGCTTACCGCGGCGCCCTTCACCAACTCGCGCGGCTGGTTCAGGTGGTTGTAGACGATCGTATCGGGCGCAATGCCCACACTGTGGTAGATCGTCGCCAAAAGATCGTTGGGATGCACCGGATCAGACAACGGCGCCGAGCCGGTGGAGTCGGACTGCCCATGCACAAAACCGCGCTTCACCCCCGCGCCAGCCACCACTGCCGTGTAGCAGTAGGGCCAGTGATCGCGTCCGTCGTCGCTGTTGCCATTGCCCGAGGTGCTCACGCCTCGTTTGGGACTGCGGCCGAACTCGCCCACCGCCACCACCAGCGTTTCCTCCAATAGGCCCCGCTGATCCAGATCGGCCAGCAGGCCGGCCAGCGCCGCGTCGAGCATCGGCGCCGCCTGGTTCTTCATGCGGTGCGTCAGACCTGAGTGGACATCGAACGAGTGGTTGTCGCTGTTGGCGATTCTTGGCCAGTTGACCTCGACAAAGCGCGTGCCCGCCTCGACCAGCCGCCGCGCAAGCAAGCAGCTTTGGCCAAACGTGTTGCGGCCATACAGGTCGCGCGTGGCGTCGTTCTCCTTCGTCAAGTCAAAGGCGTCGCGCGCCCTGCCGGATAGGATCAGGCCCAGCGCCTGTTGGTAGTACTCGTCCAGGTCGTACTTGGCGACCGCCTTCTCTAGCGCCGGCATGCCGCCGTTGATCAAGTCGCGCACCCGCGCCCGCCGTTCCAGCCGCGCGCTGGTGATCTCGGGCCGCAGCTTGAGATCGTCGACGTTCACACGGTCCATCTTGTTCATGTCCATGTCGTCGCCGGGCGGATACAGATAATACGGGTCGTACGCACGACCCAAGAACCCGGCCGTCCCCGCCTTGCCCACCACGTTGCTCTCTTGCAGCGGACGCGGCATCATCACAAACGGCAGCATCGGCGCGTCGGGCGGCTTGAGGCGCACGATGTTCGATCCGACATTCGGAAAGTCCTTGGGGCTCGGCGGCTCGAGCTGACCGGAGGGACTCACCTTGTCGGCCGTGTAGCCAGTGAGCATCTGATAGATGGCCGCCGTGTGGTTGAACAGCCCAATCGGCGTGTAGCTCATCGAGCGAATCAACGTGGCCTTATCGATCACCTGCGCCAGCTTTGGCATCAACTCGGTGAACTGCACCCCTGGCAGCTTGGTGTCGATCGGTCCAAAAGCGCTCTTCACATTGTCGGGCACGTTCGACTTGGGATCCCACAGGTCAAGATGGCTCGGTCCGCCTTGCAAGTAGAGCAGGATCACGCTCTTGGCTTTGTTCCAGCCGGCGCCGCCGACCACCTCGTTGGCCGAGGCTGTTTGCCAGCGCATGAGATTGGCGAGCGAAAAGCCAAAGGCCGCGCTGCCGCCGACGCGCAAGATGTCGCGCCGGGTGACGCCGTCGCATGTGTCCTTGCCCGACCGTCCTGGAATCACGAGCATGGCGAACTCTCCCGCGAAAAGGATTTGCTTGCGCTGAGCGCAGCCGAATGAATCGACGCGCTCTCGGCGCAAACCCTAAGTGCGTGACCAGCCAGAGTTTGACAACAGCATCTTGCCACTAGCGGGGGGACGTGTCAACTTTTTGAGCGCACCCACGCTGCTCAGCGCGAACAGCGACCGCCGCAGAGCGGCGAAGTCACGATTCAGGACGCGCAGTAGTCCATGACCTTGCCGGATTACCGGGCGGAGAATTTGCCTACCCCACCCGCTTCAGCCGGGTGAACTCGTCCATCGTCACCGTCGTCAACTCGCCGTCATCGCGGCGCAGCACAATGAGATCGCTAAACACCTTGTCGTCGACATTGCGGCGGTAGTGCAGTCCGTGTCGACGCCGCTCGGTCCGCACCACCGTCCCTTCCGTGACCGTGGGCCAGATCTCAGCGCCCACCTTCACCTCGTGGTACAACTCGACCCGCGCGCCGGGCGCTAGCTCCAAAAAGAGCGCGCGTGATTCCGCTTCCGTGACTTGGGAAAAATCGGCCGCCGTCGGCATCTTGCGTCCTTTCTCCAGAAGCGCCCCGCGCTACTCGATTTCCTTCACGTCGATCCAGCTCATCAGGCTCCGCAGCTTGCGACCCACCTGCTCCACCGGATGCTTCCGCTCACGCCGACGAGTCGCCTTGAACGCCGGCGCGTTCGCCTTGTTTTCCAGCAGCCACTCGCGGGCAAACTGCCCCGACTGAATCTCTTGCAGAATCTTCTTCATCTCGGCGCGGGTTTCGTCGGTCACAATCCGCGGGCCGCGCGTGTAGTCACCATACTCGGCCGTGTTCGAAATGCTGTATCGCATAAAGTTCAGCCCGCCGCGATACATCAGGTCGACAATCAGCTTCAACTCGTGCAGACACTCGAAGTACGCCATCTCGGGCTGATAGCCCGCCTCGACCAGCGTATCAAAGCCCGCCTTGACCAGGGCGCTCACTCCGCCGCACAACACCACCTGCTCGCCGAACAGGTCAGTCTCGGTCTCTTCCGCAAAGGTCGTCTCGATGACGCCGCCGCGCGTGCAGCCAATTCCCTTTGCGTAGGCCAGTCCAAGATTAAAGCTCTCCTTGCTCGCCCCATCGCTCACGGCGATCAGGCCCGGCACGCCGCCTCCCCCCTTGTACTCGTCGCGCACTAGGTGCCCCGGCCCCTTCGGCGCAACCAACACCAGATCGACTCCCTGCGGCGGCTCCACCTGCCCGAAGTGAACGTTGAAGCCGTGCGAACACATAAGCAGGTTTCCCGGCTTCAGGTGCGGCTTGATGTGTTGCCGGTAGATGTCGCCCTGCACTTCGTCCGGCAACAGCACATTGACCAAATCGGCTCGCTTGGTGGCGTCGTCCACGCTCATTGGCTCGAAGCCGTCGCGGATCGCCGCGTCGTAATTGGCGCTGCCCGGCCGCTGGCCGATGATCACGTTGCAACCGCTGTCCCGCAAATTCAAGGCGTGAGCGTGCCCTTGCGAACCATAGCCCAAGATGGCGATGGTTTTGTTCTTCAAGAGCGATAGGTCGGCGTCGTTGTCGTAATAAATCTTGGCGGGCATGTTGCTTCCTCACGCGGCGCTTGTCGGCGCCAAAACTAGGGCGGGTAGAAGGGTGTGTATTAGGTGGTTTCGGCCG of Pirellulales bacterium contains these proteins:
- the yegS gene encoding lipid kinase YegS; the encoded protein is MTHTQRGKRRLRIVLNGRRAQDESLREAVRQIRERGHVVEVRATWEAGQAAQFAEEGARDGVDIVVAAGGDGTINEVVTGLLRAGDQIETCLAVAPLGTANDFATGCGVPRDALAALLLAVEADPRAIDVGMVNERPFVNVATAGIGAEITAQTPPGIKRVLGGAAYSLVGLFKAMTLTPHTASIHAEAQIFEGSMALLAIGNGRLAGGGYRVAPRALLDDGLLDLVIGPEVKLAEGGAVLNEMRNLETEDPQQMVYRQLPSFEIHATDEMPMNLDGEPLREREFRVSMLPRRVRCCLPDDAPLLSQEALSRLDQT
- a CDS encoding DUF1501 domain-containing protein, whose amino-acid sequence is MLVIPGRSGKDTCDGVTRRDILRVGGSAAFGFSLANLMRWQTASANEVVGGAGWNKAKSVILLYLQGGPSHLDLWDPKSNVPDNVKSAFGPIDTKLPGVQFTELMPKLAQVIDKATLIRSMSYTPIGLFNHTAAIYQMLTGYTADKVSPSGQLEPPSPKDFPNVGSNIVRLKPPDAPMLPFVMMPRPLQESNVVGKAGTAGFLGRAYDPYYLYPPGDDMDMNKMDRVNVDDLKLRPEITSARLERRARVRDLINGGMPALEKAVAKYDLDEYYQQALGLILSGRARDAFDLTKENDATRDLYGRNTFGQSCLLARRLVEAGTRFVEVNWPRIANSDNHSFDVHSGLTHRMKNQAAPMLDAALAGLLADLDQRGLLEETLVVAVGEFGRSPKRGVSTSGNGNSDDGRDHWPYCYTAVVAGAGVKRGFVHGQSDSTGSAPLSDPVHPNDLLATIYHSVGIAPDTIVYNHLNQPRELVKGAAVSQILA
- a CDS encoding YXWGXW repeat-containing protein codes for the protein MNRRSTFVATLVVTLAITAGASADENQNARGNHHLFRAFTEKFSNSQNSGGSFARNADLWSDISGIASRFKKLHDHKPPETTNPTPIDPGRGDDRVPVDPVVPQGRPGYVWVNDHWERERANQPTGPVIVDPTLVGPVVRDHRTPRPANNVPWGTSAPIVRDHRSDAPTTPWNTGTPVVRDHRDGAAGGAGPVVRDHRTKSTSTGASGGVTVTGANPGSARPTSRGGRSVTIKIWNPLSLLP
- the ilvC gene encoding ketol-acid reductoisomerase; its protein translation is MPAKIYYDNDADLSLLKNKTIAILGYGSQGHAHALNLRDSGCNVIIGQRPGSANYDAAIRDGFEPMSVDDATKRADLVNVLLPDEVQGDIYRQHIKPHLKPGNLLMCSHGFNVHFGQVEPPQGVDLVLVAPKGPGHLVRDEYKGGGGVPGLIAVSDGASKESFNLGLAYAKGIGCTRGGVIETTFAEETETDLFGEQVVLCGGVSALVKAGFDTLVEAGYQPEMAYFECLHELKLIVDLMYRGGLNFMRYSISNTAEYGDYTRGPRIVTDETRAEMKKILQEIQSGQFAREWLLENKANAPAFKATRRRERKHPVEQVGRKLRSLMSWIDVKEIE